A segment of the Cellvibrio sp. KY-YJ-3 genome:
CTTTCAATCCATGATGGATCATCTCTAACAAGACCAAGTCCGCCCACCGCATCACAACCATTGTCCCTCATGTATACCAAAGTATCCTTAATCCAATTTTTGGGCGGGATACAATCTGAGTCCAAAAAAGCAACTATATCACCCTTTGATTTTCGTACACCATAATTTCTTACAGCACCAACGCGAACATTAGGGACAACATAGACATGCTCTGTATATTTTCTTGCTATCGAGACAGTAGCATCCTTCGAACCATTATCAACAACAATTATTTCATACCTATCTTTTGGGTAATCTAATTCTAGTACGGCCTCCAAAGCCTCTGATATATACTTTTCTTCATTAAAAGCTGGCATTACTATTGAAACGAACTGATAGTCATCATTGATAGACATTAGTAAACCTCACTTCTCAAGAAAAACTTCTCTTTATTACACGCAACTTTCCAGATGCCTCTCGTGCAATAGAAGGAACCTGATTAAAAATAAGCTCAATAGAGCTATCAAAATTTTCAAGAATTCGACGCATCAAAAAATTTTGAATTTGTAGATAAATAGAATCATCAACCACTAGATTGATAATCATTTTATTGTAGGAAATCTGCTCTATTTGATAACCACGCACAGGCATATTTTCTTTTTTTGCATCCTCAATCATGTAAAGAAAGAACTCTCCATGAAATTTTTCTCCCTTAGAGTTTATTAAAATGTCATATTCGCGACCATGCACTTCCTTTAAAACAGGCAATCCTCTCCCACATCTACAAGCCTCAGGATCTATAACACCGAAATCGCGCATTTTGTATCGAATCAACGGCATCGAATAATTTGTCAGATCTGTTACCACTATCTCACCCGGAACTCCTGGTGGAACAACGCTGCCATTAGCATCAACTATTTCAACGATCATATTCTCGGCAGTTATGTGCATTTTTCCATATTCACACTCATGCGCAATGGTACCTATCTCGCCACAACCATATTCATTAAAAACCTTACATTTAAACACATACTCAAAATACTCCCTGTCCGAGCCAGATAAAACCTCTGAGGTGGTAATTACAGCCTTCAAGTTGAAATTGAGTGAAATATTGTTTTTATCCAAATAATCAGCAAACTGCTTAATCATTGAAACATAGCCGTAAAAATAAATCGGTTTTTTCTTATTAAGTAGTGCCACATAATTCGCGATGTCTGAATCAGAAAATGAGAACGCTGATAGCCTTATTCTATTAGTAACCCAATCTATTAATTGTGCACGTAAACGGCTTTTTTTATCAAAAGGAACACCCCAAAAGCGAGCTTGTAAATCTCCTATTTCAATTCCAGCCCAAGAGTAACCTCGCCAAGTTGCAGCAAGCTCTTCTGCCATAGCACAGTTATTTTTATAAATAGTTACAGCTGCGCCAGTAGAACCACCTGTAGTTTTTGAACGTATACTGCCTTTAGGGTTTATAGATAGCAGATCCTTTGGTCTCGCTCGTAATATATCTTTCTCAAGAAATGTGAATTTACTCAAATCATCCAGATCTGAAATATCTCCTGAAAACATTTGCTTATAATAGGGCACACTAGTTTTGGCATAAGAATGCAATTCAATTAATTTTTTTAATTGAATTGCTTCAATATTCGACTTTGAATAAAACTGACTTTTCATAAGTCGCTTATAATGTGGATATATCCACTCCCCCCTGATAATGACAACAGGGTAATAGACAAAATATTTGAAGAATATCTTTTTTAAATTAAACATTTATTCCCTGACATCAACACTTAATGTTTTTATATAATGAAAAATAATTTTCGGCCATTTTTTCAGCAGAAAATCCTTCGGTGAAACGGCGATAATTATCATCGACAAGCTGTTGCTTGTGTGTCTCCTCTTTAGAAAACCAGACGCGAACTTTATTCACAACCTCGCTAACACTTGCTGGCTTGATTAGAAATTCGCTGTTGGCACCCAGCACCTCAGGAATGCCACCTACCGCCGATGCAATAATCGGTGTTCTATTTCTCATGGCTTCCAATAAAGTGACTGGAATACCTTCGGTTAATGACGGCATTACAATCAACTGGTATTTGTGAAAATATTGTTGCGCGTCTGCAACGAAACCGGCGAGTGTTATGTTGTTTTGCTGTCCAAGTTCATTAACCAATACACTCAAAGAATCGCGCAGCATTCCGTCACCAAAAATAGTGAGCTGGCACACAACTGCATTCTTATTCAGCTCAGCAATGGCGCGAATCAGATAATCAAACCCCTTTTCCGGTGACAACCTGCCGATGGCCAGTAATTGATAGGGATCAGCCTCTAGTGAGGAGTCAAGCAAAGGAGCATTTGCGCTAATGCCATTTTTTATCACGTATATTTTTTTACCGTTGCGAAATGCGGATATGTCCTGCATTTTTTCACTGACCAGTACAATGGCATCAAACCGCTTGAGAAAAATCCGATCCAGCAATTCATAAACCCACATCTTTTTAGGAAATTTGGCTTTCACATAGCCGTGCACGGTGGACACTAAAGGCAAGCCAATTTCTTTTTTTCCGAGAATACCGAGCAGGATATTGAATTTATAACCATGCGAATGAAGCAAAACTACATTTTGACTTTTTAACTGCGCGATCAAGTCCCTAGTACTGCGTAGATTTATACCTGCAGGCATTCGCCAAACA
Coding sequences within it:
- a CDS encoding phenylacetate--CoA ligase family protein; its protein translation is MFNLKKIFFKYFVYYPVVIIRGEWIYPHYKRLMKSQFYSKSNIEAIQLKKLIELHSYAKTSVPYYKQMFSGDISDLDDLSKFTFLEKDILRARPKDLLSINPKGSIRSKTTGGSTGAAVTIYKNNCAMAEELAATWRGYSWAGIEIGDLQARFWGVPFDKKSRLRAQLIDWVTNRIRLSAFSFSDSDIANYVALLNKKKPIYFYGYVSMIKQFADYLDKNNISLNFNLKAVITTSEVLSGSDREYFEYVFKCKVFNEYGCGEIGTIAHECEYGKMHITAENMIVEIVDANGSVVPPGVPGEIVVTDLTNYSMPLIRYKMRDFGVIDPEACRCGRGLPVLKEVHGREYDILINSKGEKFHGEFFLYMIEDAKKENMPVRGYQIEQISYNKMIINLVVDDSIYLQIQNFLMRRILENFDSSIELIFNQVPSIAREASGKLRVIKRSFS
- a CDS encoding glycosyltransferase, whose amino-acid sequence is MMKVAHLIDSGGLYGAEQVLLMLCKEQQKQGLHPLIVSCGLPGEVQKPIEEAARKQGIDLFVWRMPAGINLRSTRDLIAQLKSQNVVLLHSHGYKFNILLGILGKKEIGLPLVSTVHGYVKAKFPKKMWVYELLDRIFLKRFDAIVLVSEKMQDISAFRNGKKIYVIKNGISANAPLLDSSLEADPYQLLAIGRLSPEKGFDYLIRAIAELNKNAVVCQLTIFGDGMLRDSLSVLVNELGQQNNITLAGFVADAQQYFHKYQLIVMPSLTEGIPVTLLEAMRNRTPIIASAVGGIPEVLGANSEFLIKPASVSEVVNKVRVWFSKEETHKQQLVDDNYRRFTEGFSAEKMAENYFSLYKNIKC